From a region of the Corallococcus coralloides DSM 2259 genome:
- a CDS encoding ATP-grasp domain-containing protein, producing the protein MKITVLSRSASISSTRRIVEAGRARGHRVRVLNPLRVQMHLDGGSQATLFYDRKKLTPTDVVIPRIALSISTYGLAVVNQFGLARVPLVNHAQAIAQSRNKMRALQLLSAHGIDIPATVMARDAAHLKEMVGLVGGVPVLVKLLQGQEKHGVMVCESLQSLEAALEAVLGLGHNLVMQEYVRSTGQDVRVLVVGGEAIACVLRKPRPGRLSHTLNRGARLEALPLSPGHRATAEKVARLVGLEVAAVDILDVQGHPKVFEVNSSPALLEMEAATGLDLATPIIQRAEALVAGAAPVWTAALETPQALPPPPPGRKGAVKVNAPRS; encoded by the coding sequence ATGAAAATCACTGTCCTCTCGCGCTCCGCTTCCATCTCGTCCACGCGGCGGATCGTCGAAGCAGGCCGCGCGAGAGGACACCGGGTCCGCGTGCTCAACCCGCTCCGGGTGCAGATGCATCTGGACGGGGGCAGCCAGGCGACCCTGTTCTACGACCGCAAGAAGCTCACGCCCACCGACGTCGTCATCCCGCGCATCGCCCTGTCCATCAGCACCTACGGGCTCGCGGTGGTGAACCAGTTCGGTCTGGCGCGCGTGCCCCTGGTGAACCACGCCCAGGCCATCGCGCAGTCGCGCAACAAGATGCGCGCGCTCCAGCTCTTGTCCGCCCACGGCATCGACATCCCCGCCACGGTGATGGCCCGGGACGCGGCCCACCTCAAGGAGATGGTCGGCCTGGTGGGTGGGGTGCCCGTGCTGGTGAAGCTCCTCCAGGGCCAGGAGAAGCACGGCGTGATGGTCTGCGAGAGCCTCCAGTCGCTGGAGGCCGCGCTCGAGGCGGTGCTCGGTCTGGGGCACAACCTCGTCATGCAGGAGTACGTGCGCAGCACCGGCCAGGACGTGCGCGTGCTCGTGGTGGGCGGTGAGGCCATCGCCTGCGTGCTGCGCAAGCCGCGCCCCGGGCGCCTCTCGCACACGCTGAACCGGGGCGCCCGCCTGGAGGCCCTGCCGCTGTCCCCCGGCCATCGCGCCACGGCGGAGAAGGTCGCCCGGCTCGTGGGCCTGGAGGTGGCCGCGGTGGACATCCTGGACGTCCAGGGGCACCCCAAGGTCTTCGAAGTGAACAGCTCGCCCGCGCTCCTGGAGATGGAGGCCGCGACGGGCCTGGACCTGGCCACGCCCATCATCCAGCGGGCGGAGGCCCTCGTCGCCGGCGCCGCCCCCGTCTGGACCGCCGCCCTGGAGACGCCCCAGGCCCTGCCCCCGCCGCCTCCGGGGCGCAAGGGCGCCGTGAAGGTGAACGCGCCGCGGAGTTAG
- the secE gene encoding preprotein translocase subunit SecE yields the protein MATASEASQQANRSGIDPKRLVVIFYLVSGIVLALFLEHVFGLLWSRFGWSDVELFEGLGWRVSTLAGYGVALALVLTAYFHPRTHALSIDVAAELMKVTWPTWSETRASTMAVVVASLVAAVLLFCIDTVAYNLMVEWLPALWGKL from the coding sequence ATGGCGACGGCATCTGAGGCCAGCCAGCAGGCTAACCGCTCGGGCATCGACCCCAAGCGGCTCGTGGTCATCTTCTATCTCGTCTCCGGCATCGTCCTGGCCCTCTTCCTGGAGCACGTCTTCGGGTTGCTCTGGAGCCGGTTCGGCTGGAGCGACGTGGAGCTCTTCGAAGGCCTCGGCTGGCGCGTGTCGACGCTCGCGGGCTACGGGGTCGCCCTGGCCCTGGTGCTGACGGCCTACTTCCACCCTCGCACGCACGCCCTCTCCATCGACGTGGCGGCCGAATTGATGAAGGTCACCTGGCCTACCTGGTCGGAGACCCGCGCATCGACCATGGCCGTGGTCGTCGCCTCGCTGGTGGCGGCCGTTCTGCTCTTCTGCATCGACACCGTCGCCTACAACTTGATGGTGGAGTGGCTGCCTGCCCTGTGGGGGAAGCTGTAA
- the cglB gene encoding adventurous gliding motility lipoprotein CglB: MRATLTPLSALLAGTLGVAVMAGCQTYDFEPVDPLAIAQTTKETVITARKSKPDVMLLVDISASMTKPVNADLVVNGTRVCDFQGPDGKFYTCEDINPCDTSKCPTRWSELQGAMGPFLAESGKLVRFGLTTYPEPPPIKPPPQNNTVPELCAPASAAPGSLSVRAAVPFDLDSDAELQDYASLVNDKLQGIPNAGADRPRGGTPTSASLEFVGTQLRANSEDRDQIIILLTDGLPNCNEGNPYDGTSAECRCTLETPSLCVNEFSPYFHRGCLDKNASVTAVSTLKANKISTIVIGFGAETSAGDGPSVLNEMARAGGFARTCKASIDCGEGDTCDVSTGFCGRSFYQAGNREELASALKSISEAIQPGEPCFTPLEQSQLPSDEKLIVVYIDGERTLAGPDTWSLESGGVRFTGSACTKLEASRPEDPVSVEVRAIRQL, from the coding sequence ATGCGCGCCACGTTGACCCCCCTGAGCGCACTGCTGGCCGGCACCCTCGGTGTTGCCGTGATGGCCGGCTGCCAGACCTATGACTTCGAGCCGGTGGATCCGCTCGCGATCGCCCAGACGACGAAGGAGACGGTGATCACTGCTCGCAAGAGCAAGCCGGACGTGATGCTCCTCGTGGACATCTCCGCCTCGATGACGAAGCCGGTCAACGCCGACCTGGTCGTCAACGGCACGCGCGTGTGTGACTTCCAGGGCCCTGACGGCAAGTTCTACACGTGTGAGGACATCAATCCCTGCGACACCTCGAAGTGCCCCACGCGCTGGTCGGAGCTCCAGGGCGCCATGGGCCCGTTCCTCGCGGAGAGCGGCAAGCTGGTCCGTTTCGGCCTGACGACCTACCCCGAGCCTCCTCCCATCAAGCCGCCGCCGCAGAACAACACCGTGCCCGAATTGTGCGCGCCTGCCAGCGCCGCCCCTGGCAGTCTGAGCGTCCGAGCCGCTGTTCCGTTCGATCTGGATTCAGACGCGGAGCTCCAGGACTACGCGAGCCTGGTCAATGACAAGCTTCAGGGCATCCCCAATGCCGGCGCTGACCGGCCCCGGGGCGGTACGCCGACGAGCGCGAGCCTGGAGTTCGTAGGCACGCAGCTGAGGGCCAACTCCGAAGATCGCGATCAGATCATCATCCTGCTGACCGATGGTCTCCCCAACTGCAACGAAGGCAACCCGTACGACGGCACCAGCGCGGAGTGCCGCTGCACGCTCGAAACGCCGTCGCTGTGCGTGAATGAGTTCAGCCCCTACTTCCATCGTGGCTGCCTCGACAAGAACGCCTCCGTGACCGCGGTGTCGACGCTGAAGGCGAACAAGATCTCCACCATCGTCATCGGCTTTGGCGCGGAGACGTCGGCGGGTGACGGCCCCAGCGTCCTCAATGAGATGGCTCGCGCGGGCGGGTTCGCGCGCACGTGCAAGGCCAGCATCGACTGCGGCGAGGGTGACACCTGCGACGTCAGCACCGGCTTCTGCGGCCGCTCCTTCTACCAGGCGGGCAACCGCGAAGAGCTGGCGTCCGCGCTGAAGTCGATCAGCGAGGCGATCCAGCCGGGCGAGCCGTGCTTCACGCCGCTCGAGCAGAGCCAGCTGCCCTCCGACGAGAAGCTCATCGTCGTCTACATCGACGGCGAGCGCACGCTCGCGGGCCCCGACACCTGGTCGCTGGAGAGCGGTGGCGTGCGGTTCACGGGCAGCGCCTGCACGAAGCTCGAAGCGTCGCGTCCGGAAGACCCGGTCAGCGTCGAAGTGCGCGCCATCCGCCAGCTGTAG
- the tuf gene encoding elongation factor Tu, whose product MSKEKFDRSLPHVNIGTIGHVDHGKTSLTAAITKVLAKTGGATFLAYDQIDKAPEERERGITISTAHVEYKTKNRHYAHVDCPGHADYVKNMITGAAQMDGAILVVSAADGPMPQTREHILLARQVGVPYIVVFLNKVDLLDDPELRELVEMEVRDLLKKYEFPGDTIPIVPGSAVKALEGDTSDIGEPAILKLMEAVDAYIPTPQRATDKPFLMPVEDVFSIAGRGTVATGRVERGIIKVGEEVEVVGLRATQKTVVTGVEMFRKLLDEGRAGDNIGALVRGLKREDMERGQVLAKPGSITPHTKFKAQIYVLSKEEGGRHTPFFKGYRPQFYFRTTDVTGTVKLPDNVEMVMPGDNIAIEVELITPVAMEKELRFAVREGGRTVGAGVVAEIIA is encoded by the coding sequence ATGTCCAAGGAAAAGTTCGATCGCAGCCTGCCCCACGTGAACATCGGAACGATTGGGCACGTGGACCACGGCAAGACGTCGCTGACGGCCGCCATCACCAAGGTGCTGGCGAAGACCGGTGGCGCCACGTTCCTGGCGTACGACCAGATTGACAAGGCGCCGGAAGAGCGCGAGCGCGGCATCACCATCTCCACGGCGCACGTGGAGTACAAGACGAAGAACCGTCACTACGCGCACGTCGACTGCCCGGGGCACGCCGACTACGTGAAGAACATGATCACGGGCGCGGCGCAGATGGACGGCGCCATCCTGGTGGTGTCGGCGGCGGACGGCCCGATGCCCCAGACGCGCGAGCACATCCTGCTGGCCCGCCAGGTGGGCGTGCCCTACATCGTGGTCTTCCTGAACAAGGTGGACCTGCTGGACGACCCCGAGCTGCGTGAGCTCGTGGAGATGGAAGTCCGCGACCTGCTCAAGAAGTACGAGTTCCCCGGCGACACCATCCCCATCGTCCCCGGCTCCGCGGTGAAGGCGCTGGAGGGTGACACCAGCGACATCGGCGAGCCGGCCATCCTGAAGCTGATGGAGGCGGTGGACGCCTACATCCCGACCCCGCAGCGCGCGACGGACAAGCCCTTCCTGATGCCGGTGGAAGACGTCTTCTCCATCGCCGGCCGTGGCACGGTGGCGACGGGCCGCGTGGAGCGCGGCATCATCAAGGTGGGCGAGGAAGTCGAAGTCGTGGGCCTCCGCGCGACGCAGAAGACGGTGGTGACGGGCGTGGAGATGTTCCGCAAGCTGCTGGACGAGGGCCGCGCGGGCGACAACATCGGCGCGCTGGTCCGCGGCCTCAAGCGCGAGGACATGGAGCGCGGCCAGGTGCTGGCGAAGCCGGGCAGCATCACGCCGCACACGAAGTTCAAGGCGCAGATTTACGTGCTGTCGAAGGAAGAGGGCGGCCGCCACACCCCGTTCTTCAAGGGGTACCGTCCGCAGTTCTACTTCCGCACCACGGACGTGACGGGCACGGTGAAGCTGCCGGACAACGTCGAGATGGTCATGCCGGGCGACAACATCGCCATCGAGGTGGAGCTCATCACCCCGGTCGCGATGGAGAAGGAGCTCCGGTTCGCCGTCCGCGAGGGTGGCCGTACGGTGGGCGCCGGCGTCGTTGCGGAGATCATCGCCTAG
- a CDS encoding DsrE family protein, with amino-acid sequence MAGRVFFFLQHATYEPAYQAASMGITAAAMGDDVYFVFAFEALRQLVRGGFGLAHSERERTEAARAEGLNVPPPARMLEEARALGAKLVACDTTVRICGLSPQELHGTLDEVMGLASIWRLTDGARVLTL; translated from the coding sequence ATGGCCGGACGCGTCTTCTTCTTCCTCCAACACGCCACGTACGAGCCCGCCTATCAGGCGGCCTCCATGGGCATCACCGCCGCCGCGATGGGCGACGACGTCTACTTCGTCTTCGCCTTCGAGGCCCTGCGCCAGCTGGTCCGCGGCGGCTTCGGCCTGGCGCACAGCGAGCGGGAGCGCACCGAGGCGGCCCGGGCCGAGGGGCTCAATGTCCCTCCACCTGCCCGGATGCTGGAGGAGGCGCGCGCCCTGGGCGCGAAGCTCGTGGCCTGCGACACCACGGTGCGCATCTGTGGTCTCTCTCCGCAGGAACTGCACGGCACGCTGGACGAGGTCATGGGCCTGGCCTCCATCTGGAGGCTGACCGACGGCGCGCGCGTCCTCACGCTCTGA
- the rplA gene encoding 50S ribosomal protein L1: MATNGKKFRASNELVDRNKRYAVAEGFALLKKTVDARATKYDQTVDVAINLGVDPKHADQMVRGAVVLPHGTGATVRVAVFAKGERATEATNAGADIVGAEDLQKRIEEGFLDFDTVIATPDMMGIVGRLGKVLGPRGLMPNPKVGTVTMDVAKAIRDSKGGKVDFRAEKAGIVHAKMGKASFAADKLEANFNALVDLVMKLKPATAKGVYLKGIAISTTMGPGIKLDTTEILARHR, encoded by the coding sequence ATGGCTACCAATGGAAAGAAGTTCCGCGCGTCCAACGAGCTGGTGGACCGCAACAAGCGCTACGCCGTCGCCGAGGGCTTCGCGCTGCTGAAGAAGACGGTGGATGCCCGCGCGACGAAGTACGACCAGACGGTCGACGTCGCCATCAACCTGGGCGTGGACCCGAAGCACGCGGACCAGATGGTCCGTGGCGCCGTGGTGCTCCCGCACGGCACCGGCGCCACCGTGCGCGTGGCCGTGTTCGCCAAGGGCGAGCGCGCCACCGAGGCCACCAACGCCGGCGCGGACATCGTCGGCGCCGAGGACCTCCAGAAGCGCATCGAGGAGGGCTTCCTCGACTTCGACACCGTCATCGCGACGCCGGACATGATGGGTATCGTCGGCCGCCTCGGTAAGGTGCTCGGTCCCCGTGGCCTCATGCCGAACCCGAAGGTCGGCACGGTGACCATGGACGTTGCCAAGGCCATCCGCGACTCCAAGGGCGGTAAGGTCGACTTCCGCGCTGAGAAGGCGGGCATCGTCCACGCCAAGATGGGCAAGGCCTCCTTCGCCGCGGACAAGCTCGAGGCGAACTTCAACGCGCTGGTGGACCTGGTGATGAAGCTCAAGCCGGCCACCGCCAAGGGCGTGTACCTGAAGGGCATCGCCATCTCGACGACCATGGGGCCGGGCATCAAGCTCGACACCACGGAAATCCTGGCGCGTCACCGCTAA
- a CDS encoding HEAT repeat domain-containing protein, translated as MALAGLALLAGVGPVSEAAPVPTKGPTAASVSPAAVVPGPLRTEALGLLSQPTVAPEAAWRRFGPEVVPVLAALAEDTSVPDAQRMRAVTALARVESPEAGQTLQAMLEDPHRPLDVRSQAAAALSQRLGFEAVKTLQARLEDRDLRLREAVAQALGRLGGQRVREVLEERLPLEEVPQVREALQQGLTLAEP; from the coding sequence ATGGCGCTGGCCGGTCTCGCCTTGCTCGCGGGCGTGGGGCCCGTGTCCGAAGCGGCGCCTGTCCCCACGAAGGGTCCGACCGCGGCATCCGTGTCCCCCGCCGCCGTCGTTCCCGGGCCGCTGCGCACGGAGGCCCTGGGATTGCTCTCTCAACCGACCGTGGCGCCCGAGGCAGCGTGGCGCAGGTTCGGGCCAGAGGTCGTGCCCGTGCTCGCGGCGCTGGCGGAGGACACGAGCGTCCCGGATGCGCAGCGGATGCGGGCCGTGACGGCGCTGGCTCGCGTGGAGTCGCCCGAGGCGGGACAGACGCTCCAGGCGATGCTGGAGGATCCGCACCGGCCTTTGGATGTCCGCTCCCAGGCCGCGGCGGCGCTGAGCCAGCGGCTGGGGTTCGAAGCAGTGAAGACGCTGCAGGCCCGGCTGGAGGACCGCGACCTGCGGTTGCGTGAGGCCGTCGCCCAGGCGCTTGGCCGGCTGGGCGGTCAGCGGGTGCGCGAGGTGCTGGAGGAGCGGCTCCCCCTGGAGGAGGTTCCCCAGGTGCGTGAAGCGCTCCAGCAGGGGCTCACGCTCGCGGAGCCCTGA
- a CDS encoding HAD family hydrolase has translation MRPTVLLFDIDGTLVTTGGAGRRAMGLAFEQLHRRRDACDGFSMSGMTDRAIVRKGLGIIGQPDTEDTISAVIDAYVAHLGLEVPKVDEREYRLHPGMREAVMEARSRKGFAVGLGTGNVRAGAKVKLDRVNIHDQFAFGGFGCDFEDRVALIRHGAQAGAAQLGHPLEACRVVIIGDTPKDVAAAKGIGAETIGVGTGNFTPQALRDAGAEWAFADFAAPGAMEALLVGR, from the coding sequence ATGCGCCCCACCGTCCTTCTTTTCGATATCGATGGCACCCTCGTCACCACCGGCGGTGCCGGCCGCCGAGCCATGGGCCTGGCCTTCGAGCAGCTTCACCGGCGGCGCGACGCGTGCGACGGCTTCAGCATGTCCGGCATGACGGACCGGGCCATCGTCCGCAAGGGCCTGGGCATCATCGGTCAGCCCGATACCGAGGACACCATCAGCGCGGTCATCGACGCGTACGTCGCCCACCTGGGACTGGAGGTTCCCAAGGTCGATGAACGCGAGTACCGGCTGCACCCGGGCATGCGTGAGGCCGTGATGGAGGCTCGCTCGAGGAAGGGCTTCGCGGTGGGCCTGGGCACCGGCAACGTGCGCGCGGGCGCCAAGGTGAAGCTGGACCGCGTGAACATCCACGACCAGTTCGCCTTCGGTGGGTTTGGCTGCGACTTCGAGGACCGCGTGGCGCTCATCCGGCACGGCGCCCAGGCCGGAGCGGCGCAGCTGGGTCACCCCCTGGAGGCGTGCCGGGTGGTGATCATCGGCGACACGCCGAAGGACGTCGCGGCCGCCAAGGGCATTGGCGCGGAGACGATTGGCGTGGGCACGGGCAACTTCACGCCCCAGGCGCTGCGCGACGCTGGCGCCGAGTGGGCCTTCGCGGATTTCGCCGCCCCCGGAGCCATGGAGGCCCTGCTCGTCGGACGGTGA
- the nusG gene encoding transcription termination/antitermination protein NusG — protein sequence MAKKWFTVQTYSNYENQAKKNLEEQVRLKGLQDQDLIGEILIPMEQVVEMVNGEKKTTRRKLFPGYIFVQMELSDTTVHLVKNTSKVTGFPGVGQNEQPRPMSDREVERLTAQVTEGAHKAKPKVQFETSDTVRVIDGPFANFNGTVEEVNPEKGRVRVLVSIFGRATPVELDFMQVEKTTG from the coding sequence ATGGCGAAGAAATGGTTCACGGTCCAGACCTACTCGAACTACGAGAACCAGGCGAAGAAGAACCTGGAAGAGCAGGTGCGCCTCAAGGGCCTGCAGGACCAGGATCTGATTGGTGAGATCCTCATCCCCATGGAGCAGGTCGTGGAGATGGTGAACGGCGAGAAGAAGACCACCCGCCGCAAGCTGTTTCCGGGCTACATCTTCGTCCAGATGGAGCTCAGCGACACCACCGTCCACCTGGTGAAGAACACCTCCAAGGTGACGGGGTTCCCGGGCGTCGGCCAGAACGAGCAGCCCCGGCCCATGTCGGACCGCGAGGTCGAGCGCCTCACCGCGCAGGTCACCGAGGGCGCCCACAAGGCCAAGCCCAAGGTCCAGTTCGAGACCAGCGACACGGTGCGCGTCATCGACGGCCCGTTCGCCAACTTCAATGGCACCGTGGAAGAGGTCAACCCGGAGAAGGGCCGCGTGCGCGTGCTCGTCAGCATCTTCGGTCGTGCGACCCCCGTGGAGCTCGACTTCATGCAGGTGGAGAAGACCACCGGCTAG
- the rpmG gene encoding 50S ribosomal protein L33 produces the protein MPKGNRSIISLECTTCKERNYTTTKNKRKSQDKLELSKFCPRCRKHTDHKEGKV, from the coding sequence ATGCCTAAGGGTAACCGTTCCATCATCTCGCTCGAGTGCACCACGTGCAAAGAGCGGAACTACACGACCACGAAGAACAAGCGGAAGAGCCAGGACAAGCTTGAGCTGAGCAAGTTCTGCCCTCGCTGCCGCAAGCACACGGACCACAAGGAAGGCAAGGTCTAG
- the rlmB gene encoding 23S rRNA (guanosine(2251)-2'-O)-methyltransferase RlmB, translating to MRERSSKPSSGERGGHEAPRYVHGVNPVLEALRAHPDAVERLFIVDGQVGAKAAGELLSRARDAGVRVEKVGRERLTSMAEGGVHQGVVAELRGFQYVELEDVLDAAKAKKQPALVVVLDGIQDPHNLGAIIRSAHALGAHGVVLAKDRAVQVTGTVAKASAGAVEYCPIARVTNISRALEQLKEAGLWVAAADVEGAEPLWSARLDGPLALVVGAEGAGVREGVLKHCDFRLRIPMGGQVGSLNASVSAAILLYEVARQRGRPSR from the coding sequence ATGCGCGAGCGCTCCTCCAAGCCTTCCAGTGGTGAACGCGGCGGCCACGAAGCCCCGCGCTACGTCCATGGCGTCAACCCCGTGCTGGAGGCCCTGCGGGCCCATCCCGACGCGGTGGAGCGCCTCTTCATCGTCGACGGGCAGGTCGGCGCCAAGGCCGCGGGCGAACTGCTCAGCCGCGCGCGTGACGCGGGCGTCCGGGTGGAGAAGGTCGGCCGCGAGCGGCTGACCTCCATGGCCGAGGGCGGCGTGCACCAGGGCGTCGTCGCCGAACTGCGCGGCTTCCAGTACGTCGAACTGGAGGACGTGCTGGACGCGGCGAAGGCCAAGAAGCAGCCCGCGCTCGTCGTCGTGCTCGACGGCATCCAGGATCCGCACAACCTGGGCGCCATCATCCGCTCGGCCCACGCACTCGGGGCTCACGGCGTCGTCCTGGCCAAGGACCGCGCCGTACAGGTGACGGGCACGGTGGCCAAGGCCTCCGCGGGCGCCGTCGAGTACTGCCCCATCGCGCGCGTCACCAACATCTCCCGCGCCCTGGAGCAGCTGAAGGAAGCGGGCCTCTGGGTCGCGGCCGCGGACGTGGAGGGCGCCGAGCCTCTGTGGAGCGCCCGTCTGGACGGGCCCCTGGCGCTGGTGGTGGGGGCCGAGGGGGCGGGCGTGAGGGAAGGCGTCCTCAAGCACTGCGACTTCCGCCTCCGGATTCCCATGGGCGGTCAGGTCGGTTCATTGAATGCGTCGGTTTCCGCCGCGATTCTGCTATACGAGGTCGCCCGCCAGCGGGGCCGTCCTTCCCGCTGA
- the rplK gene encoding 50S ribosomal protein L11 has translation MKKVTGQVKLQIPAGKANPAPPIGPALGQQGVNIMEFCKQFNAKTQAEAKEGLIIPVIITVYQDRSFTFILKTPPAAILIKKAAGLHTEKKKGSGAKKPGKEKVGQITRQQVEEIAKKKIQDTTAASIEACMNTIAGTARSMGIDVVG, from the coding sequence ATGAAGAAGGTCACAGGTCAGGTCAAGTTGCAGATCCCCGCCGGCAAGGCGAACCCCGCCCCGCCGATTGGTCCCGCGCTCGGTCAGCAGGGCGTGAACATCATGGAGTTCTGCAAGCAGTTCAACGCCAAGACGCAGGCGGAGGCCAAGGAGGGTCTGATCATCCCGGTGATCATCACCGTGTATCAGGACCGCTCCTTCACCTTCATCCTGAAGACCCCTCCCGCCGCGATCCTCATCAAGAAGGCCGCGGGTCTCCACACGGAGAAGAAGAAGGGTTCGGGCGCGAAGAAGCCGGGCAAGGAGAAGGTGGGGCAGATCACCCGCCAGCAGGTGGAAGAGATCGCCAAGAAGAAGATCCAGGACACCACCGCCGCGTCCATCGAAGCCTGCATGAACACCATTGCCGGCACCGCGCGCTCCATGGGCATCGACGTCGTCGGCTAG